The sequence below is a genomic window from Brevibacillus agri.
GCCGCAATTGGGTCATACTCCTCCCCTACTTCAATTTTTATATTTGCTGCATTTGTAAACTCCCGTTTGGCTTCGCCAAGTAGCCATACGCTTCCCCCATTTACTTGTACACCATCTCGTTCATTGTAAACATGTAGATGCTGTCCCACTGGATACTCTAAATAATATTCAAGTTCCCTTACAGGAGTAGCAATAGTAACAAGCGTTTCCACCTGAATTCCTTCATGTTCCAAAACATTAGCTGCTAATATTGATACATTTCCGCCATGACTGTGACCAATTAGCCGAATTGGTTTCTTCTCATTCCCTTTAATACTTCGCCAATTCATAATATCTGCTGCCAAAGATTGTGCGGCCTTTACCCTTGCCGTATTATCGTTATCACCTGACCACTCAAATTTCCTTACATCCTCTTTATATAAACCTTTGAAATACGTAACAAAATCATCTTTCCAAGTAGAATTATCTGAAAACGTCCCATGAACTAGCCATGCATCATGTCCTGTAGGATCAATATACCTAACCGGATTGTTGTGAGTATACGTATACCTGTTGAGCGTCAGCGGATTGTCAACCTGTCCCTTAACCGTATCCTCCGACACAAACCTCCCCATCTTCGGATCATAATACCGCGCACGCAGGTAGTAAAAACCGCTCTCCTTGTCGTACATTTCCCCTGCATACGCAAACGGGTTCATCATCGTTTCCTTGACTTTGTCCGCAATCAAGTTGCCCCAGATGTCGTACTCATACGTATTCAACACATTCCCGCTCGAACCTTTGATCTTCACGACATCCCCGTGGCTGTTGTAGTAGTAGGTGCCCTCCTGGTTCGTCGTGTAGTCTTTGCGCCAGATCAGTTGGTTACCAAAGACGTTGCGAGCTTTGAGCCGTCCTTCCTGGGTCAGCTCCTCGATCACTTGCCCGTTCAAGTACACGTAGTGGGTCGTATCCGTGACGCTTCCGGTCTGCTGTTTCGTCGCGCGCAGGCCGCCTGGATAGTACGTGTACGTCGTTGTTCCTTTGGCGTCCTTGTATTCGGTCAGGCGATTCAGCAAGTCGTGTTTCAGTTCGTAGCTGCGCGTCGAATCGGCGGGCGCGTTGGCATAGATTTGGCGGTTGCCGCGGCGGTCGTAGGCGTACTGGCGGGTGTTTCCCTGGATCGTTTCTTCTTTGATCCGGGACAGCTTGTCGTAAGCGAACGTGCCGTAGTTGGCTCCGCCGCGCTTTTGGCTCGTGATGTTGCCGAACAGGTCGTAGCCGTTGGTCTCGTTCCAGCCGTCGGCGTGGTTCATTCCTGTGATCTCGGCAAAGGAGCTAATCGTCTTTTGCATCGCTGACGACTGGCCGGGGTAGGAGACGATGTCCGTCTCTCCGCTGTTGTTCATGTCATAACTATAGCTCGTCGTTCCTACGCCGGGGATCGTCACGGCGCTGAGGCGGCTGGCATTGTCGTAGGTGTAATCGACGCGCAGGGCGGGAGCCGAGCCGGAAACGGCGCTGCGAGATGGATAAACGATGGCGTCGATGGCCTCATCGTGGTCGGTGTAGACGAGCTGGTAGTCTTTTCCCATCATCGTTTGGCGGTTCAGGCGGCGGTATTCGTCGTAGCCGTAGCGGACGGTTTGGCCGTTGTTGTTTGTTTCCGTCAAAAGCGAGCCGGAGAGCGGATCGTAGCTGCGTTCTTCGTAGAAGCCGCTGCCTGCGGATACCTTCGTCCTTTCGTTGAACGGCGAATATTGGTAGCTGAAAAGGACGCCGTTTTTGTCTTTGAACGTTTTGACGGCACCGTTTTTTTCATAGGTGTACTGCTCGGCTTTGGTCTCCGGGTTCTTCTCGGACAGCTTCCAGGACAGCGCGTTATACGTGTACACGGCAGTGGGCGTGCCGTTTTCGAGCACGGTGGTCAGGTTGCCGAGTCCGTCGTAGCTGTATTCGTGGATGTTGTTTTCCGGGTCGCGCAAATAGACCAACTGGTCGTTGTGATCGTAGCGCATCGTCCAGCGTTGGGAGGTGCTGCCGTCCGAGACTTCTTTGTCCGTGACTTTTCCGAAGCGGTCGGTCTGGTAGGTGGTCACGCGGCGGTGGCTGCCTCGTTGGGTCGTTTCTTCCACGCTCTCCACCCGCCCGTACAGGTCGCGGTAGGTGGTGACGATGTAGCCGTTCGGGGACAACGTTTGCTCGGTCAGGCGCGGCAAATAGCTGGTGCCGTCTGAATACGCGTTGGCCCGATGGGAGCGGGTCGTTCCCAGGGCGTTCGTGGTCTGGTAGACGAAGCCGTCCCAATCGTAGGCATACGTTGTGCTCTGCGCCTGGTTTCCGTATGGGATCGTGCGGCTGATCTGCATACCGTCCGGGGTAAACTCGTTTTCTACCAGCGGGCGTTTGCCTCCGCTCGTCCCTCTCTGTTCCTGATAGGCGATGTCTCCGTATGGCGTGTAGTAGGTGATGACCCGAGACGAGTCCGGCAAAATTCTCTCGACGATCCCCGGCCCCTCCGCGCTCGTGCCGGATGCTTCACCGTCCCGATACACGTACGTGGTGGTGCGGGTCGCGCCCTGGTGGCGGAAGCTCTCGGTGAGGACTCTTCCCAGCGTGTCATATTCGTAGGTGACTTTGCTGCCGTTTGGGTACGTCTGGCTTTTTACCTGGCCTTGGTTGTCGATCTCCAGCGAGAAGTTCAGGACGTCCGTTTTCCCACTCTCCAGCTCGATTCCGGTCAGAGATATTTGCGTAGGCTGCACGCCGTACGAATCGTATGCGGGAAACGTTTGCGTCCTCGTCTTTCCGCCAAAGTTTTCCGTGATCGAATAAAGCTGCGCATTCGTGTATTCATAGGTTCGCTCGGTAATCTGGCTTTTGTAGCCCGACAAGTTCACCGGGAACGAGTGAATTTCCGTTTCTTTTCGCAGCAAATACTGGTCGTTGTACTCGTAGGAAAGGTTCGAATAGTACGGCTCGCCGGACGCGGAGGTCGCCTGCGTTCGCATGGCCTTTAACTGGGAAAACGCACGGAAACCTTTTTTGCTCTCCAGATCGTATGTTCAGATCGTCACAAAGAGAATCTATATCAAACTCAACCTATCTGATGTTACCCGCCTGTTCTTGTTCCAATCGGTGGTCGATTAATTGCACTGGCTTTCCCCCATAAAAGAAATCCCTGACATTTTAAATCAGGGAATACGGTATTAAACTCATTTTGAAATTGTAGAAAGATAACTTTTGAAAACCTCATTAAAATCCGAATTTGCTTGTATCTGTAGATGTTCGGATATCACCGTTTCGCCACTTGAATATTCGAGTATCTCAACATAAGCGGTATTGGTTTCCCAGAGTGTAATCAAACCAATGAATTTTTCAGGGGAATAGTGATGTACAGTGATACTAGGATTATCAGAGATTGTTGAGTCTACAATATTTATTTCTTCCGTCTCAACTCCCTTAGCTTGTAACCATCCCTTTATCTCTCTAGCCCAAATTTGAAAATTATCAAGCATTATTTTTCACCTACTATTCTTATGTTAGTGGCAGACGGCATCTGAGGTATTGGCTGTCCTTTTTTGGCCGCCAATCTACCTTCAAGTGAATTTGGCCCAATTATCTTGGCCCACCCCTCATTTGTTTGCTTTAGCGACGACGTGGGAACATCAAATTCGACATATATTGATCCCGGCTTTGCTTGCTTCCCAAAGGCATTAGCATCCGCAGGATTAGCAACATGGGTCGTCCCAGTATAACTTTCAGGTACTTTACCTGTTTTGACCATGGTATCGTATTCTTCTCTGGACATCCATCGACCTACTCGAGTAGTCGCAACATTTCCTGTCCCCTTAATAGTATTATTGGTAATTGTATTTTTAGTGCCCAACTTAACTCCAGGACCTTTTACTGAATAGCCTGCACCTCCACCATCCATTGGAATCCCATTATCCATTGCCCAGTCCCATGTAACCTGAGCTGCTATGCTATTTTTAATTTTGTTTGTACCTCTCAGTGCATCTTGCATGCCGGCTTGATCTTTTTCGAACCACTCACGATAATACTGCCAATCAATTTCCTTTGTTCCATGTATTCTCCGGACTCCCTCATTATCAAAATAATAATAGGTTCCAGAATTTCCTTCACCAACTCCTACATTGATATGTCCACTTGGATCAACATATTTTAACGGATTATTACTCACATACGTATACCGATTCAACGACAGCGGATTATCCACCTGCCCCTTAACCGTATCCTCCGACACAAACCTCCCCATCTTCGGATCATAATGCCGCGCCCGCAGGTAGTAAAAACCACTCTCCTTGTCGTACATCTCCCCCGCATACGCAAACGGGTTCATCATTGTTTCCTTGACTTTATCCTCAATCAAGTTGCCCCAGATGTCGTACTCATACGTATTTAACACATTCCCGCTCGGACCTTTGATCTTCACGACATCCCCGTGGCTGTTGTAATAGTACGTGCCTTCCTGGTTCGTCGTGTAGTCTTTGCGCCAGATCAGTTGGTTACCAAAGACGTTGCGAGCTTTGAGCCGTCCGTCCTGGGTCAGCTCCTCGATCACTTGCCCGTTGAGGTACACATAGTGGATCGTATCCGTTACGCTTCCGGTCTGCTGTTTCGTGGCCAGCAGTCTTCCACGTGACGACAATATCCAACGGCAATCTATTCATTATGTTCACCTCCCCTAGGTACAGTTCAATTACACGAAAAAATACCCCAGACGAGTAATGGAGAGTCTCGTTTGGGGTAATGCATTTTCCTCATTTTCTAGCCAGCTTATTCCCTATTAACCTTTATCACTTTTCTGAACGAAGTGGCTCATACATATCAGCAACAACTTTGTACGACTCAACATCAATAAGCTCAAAACTTTCACCAATAAACAGCTCTTCCCAAAGCCATAAAAAGAAATCTCGAGCATTGGGTGGGGCATCAAATGGTGGAAGTAGCGAATAAAATACTCTTTCAAAATCTATTTCTGGTTTAGTTAAATAGTAGCTGAGTGCTATTTTTGATTTTCTCTTTTCCACTTCCTCAAGATTATTAAAATGCTCAACAAGTGTTTCTCTAATGACTGCTTTATATTGTTGCTCTGTTTGTAACTCTATTTCTTTATAATGTGCTACAGCTTCATCATCATCAGCTAAACCCGTTAGTGGTCTTAAAAAGACATCCAGAAAGTGAGGGTTTACAACATTCATGTTTTTCCTCCAATCTTAATGATTATCTTAATTTAGGATACAATGTTACCAATTTCCCGTCTTTAAATACAGCCTGAACTTTAGTTGTATTAATTACGTTTCCTCCACCACGTAAATAACCTTCGCCAATTATTTCTCCCATATCAAAATCAAAAACAGTTTTTCCCGTTTGTCTAAAAATAGTTTCTGCTCGTTGAACGGCATTTAGCTGTTTCAGATGGGTAAGGAAACGAGATGAGTCAACCATTCTGCCAGCAATTCCATCTGGAGTTAGTCCAGTTATTGCTCGGTTATACTGTTGGGCAAGAGTTGTCTGTGCACCATGTCTAGAGAAAAAGTGAGCACCAGAAGCTTGTTCCATTTTCCTGAGTTGTGCCATCGCATTAGCTTCAATTTTTGCGGCGAGATTACCTGTGTTTCTAATTGTCCCTACTGCTGCCCCCGCACCAGCAACACCCAATCCCAAATCAGGAGCATCCCCATGATTCATGCCAACCGTATTGTTAAATGTAACGATAGCTGTCGAAAGAACTTCCCTCTGATACTGCGTTGGTACATACTTTCTTACCGCATCTTCGGGTTCTATCCCCTCTTCGTATGCCCTTCGTGCCGCAACCTTTGCCCAATGCATGTATTCTTCTGCCGGTGAGGAAAAGCCACCTACTCCTCCCGTCATCTCCTGTATGTGACCACTCGGATCCACAAACTTTAACGGATTATTACTCACATACGTATATCGATTCAAACTAAGCGGATTATCCACTTGCCCCTTAACCGTATCCTCCGACACAAACCTCCCCATCTTCGGATCATAATACCGGGCACGCAGGTAGTAAAAACCGCTCTCTTTGTCGTACATCTCCCCTGCATACGCAAACGGGTTCATCATCGTTTCCTTGACTTTGTCCGCAATCAAGTTGCCCCAGATGTCGTACTCATACGTATTCAACACATTCCCGCTCGGACCTTTGATCTTCACGACATCTCCGTGGCTGTTGTAGTAGTACGTGCCTTCCT
It includes:
- a CDS encoding RHS repeat domain-containing protein encodes the protein MRTQATSASGEPYYSNLSYEYNDQYLLRKETEIHSFPVNLSGYKSQITERTYEYTNAQLYSITENFGGKTRTQTFPAYDSYGVQPTQISLTGIELESGKTDVLNFSLEIDNQGQVKSQTYPNGSKVTYEYDTLGRVLTESFRHQGATRTTTYVYRDGEASGTSAEGPGIVERILPDSSRVITYYTPYGDIAYQEQRGTSGGKRPLVENEFTPDGMQISRTIPYGNQAQSTTYAYDWDGFVYQTTNALGTTRSHRANAYSDGTSYLPRLTEQTLSPNGYIVTTYRDLYGRVESVEETTQRGSHRRVTTYQTDRFGKVTDKEVSDGSTSQRWTMRYDHNDQLVYLRDPENNIHEYSYDGLGNLTTVLENGTPTAVYTYNALSWKLSEKNPETKAEQYTYEKNGAVKTFKDKNGVLFSYQYSPFNERTKVSAGSGFYEERSYDPLSGSLLTETNNNGQTVRYGYDEYRRLNRQTMMGKDYQLVYTDHDEAIDAIVYPSRSAVSGSAPALRVDYTYDNASRLSAVTIPGVGTTSYSYDMNNSGETDIVSYPGQSSAMQKTISSFAEITGMNHADGWNETNGYDLFGNITSQKRGGANYGTFAYDKLSRIKEETIQGNTRQYAYDRRGNRQIYANAPADSTRSYELKHDLLNRLTEYKDAKGTTTYTYYPGGLRATKQQTGSVTDTTHYVYLNGQVIEELTQEGRLKARNVFGNQLIWRKDYTTNQEGTYYYNSHGDVVKIKGSSGNVLNTYEYDIWGNLIADKVKETMMNPFAYAGEMYDKESGFYYLRARYYDPKMGRFVSEDTVKGQVDNPLTLNRYTYTHNNPVRYIDPTGHDAWLVHGTFSDNSTWKDDFVTYFKGLYKEDVRKFEWSGDNDNTARVKAAQSLAADIMNWRSIKGNEKKPIRLIGHSHGGNVSILAANVLEHEGIQVETLVTIATPVRELEYYLEYPVGQHLHVYNERDGVQVNGGSVWLLGEAKREFTNAANIKIEVGEEYDPIAAHSAMHSNVETWKKYITPYLEKFYVEPKR
- a CDS encoding immunity protein TriTu family protein, which codes for MLDNFQIWAREIKGWLQAKGVETEEINIVDSTISDNPSITVHHYSPEKFIGLITLWETNTAYVEILEYSSGETVISEHLQIQANSDFNEVFKSYLSTISK